The Citrifermentans bemidjiense Bem genome window below encodes:
- a CDS encoding DUF3536 domain-containing protein: MEQANERFVCIHGHFYQPPRENPWLEAVEIQDSAFPYHDWNERITAECYASNSASRILDGEQRVMDITSNYAKINFNFGPTVLSWMQFAAPKIYQAILEADKLSMEWRSGHGSAIAQVFNHMIMPLANSRDKRTQIIWGIKDFEQRFQRFPEGMWLAETAVDLESLDLLAEYGIKYTILAPHQAAGYRELGDEEWTETEIDPTRAYLCKLPSGREISLFFYDGPISRAVAFENLLDSGEALANRLVGGFTEDRDWSQLMHIATDGETYGHHQKFGDMALAAALNHIELNNLARLTNYGEYLELCPPTMEAKIHERTSWSCAHGVERWNSDCGCSGGVPGWNQQWRGPLRASLDWLRDRLAQGFSRKGAELFKDPWQARDAYIEVILNREMERAESFLAQHAKKDLDASEKITALKLLEMQRHAMLMYTSCGWFFDELSGLETVQVIDYASRALQLSEGIAEHGVEKAFLDRLKEAKSNIPAHQDGLWIYQNFVLPIRLDLVKVGAHYAFSSLYEEYEDHSQIYCYAIAKEEYSKVSTPDAVIAMGRIHVASEITEENACLTFCVMRLGSHDFKGGVIESCDPQAYAAMREEMSASFDKGLYTELVTLMDKHFGTHSFSLLNLFSDEQRKIINIIINQNMEESISSYQEMFERSRPLMEFVKETRVPVPHIFLAAAEPALNQSLKKAMSEEEIDDDAVHRIIGQIKKWQVGIDGGDTEYFMRRHMESMSSQLMEHPDDVKLMGRMLKYMNLLNEIPINLVLWQMQNDYYILAKSVYSDFAAKAAKGEEGTAAWIEAFRKLGETFRFNLGAVLPQG, encoded by the coding sequence ATGGAGCAAGCTAACGAGCGGTTTGTCTGCATTCACGGCCATTTTTACCAGCCGCCGCGCGAGAACCCCTGGCTCGAAGCGGTCGAGATCCAGGATTCCGCCTTCCCCTACCATGACTGGAACGAGAGGATCACCGCCGAGTGTTACGCCTCCAACTCCGCGTCGCGGATATTGGACGGCGAACAGCGGGTCATGGATATCACCAGCAACTACGCCAAGATCAATTTCAACTTCGGCCCTACCGTTCTCTCCTGGATGCAATTCGCCGCCCCGAAGATCTACCAGGCAATCCTGGAGGCGGACAAGCTGAGCATGGAGTGGCGCTCCGGGCACGGCTCGGCCATCGCCCAGGTCTTCAACCACATGATCATGCCGCTGGCCAATTCCCGGGACAAGCGGACCCAGATCATCTGGGGGATCAAGGACTTCGAGCAGAGGTTCCAGCGCTTCCCCGAAGGGATGTGGCTCGCCGAGACCGCCGTGGACCTGGAGAGCTTGGACCTCCTGGCGGAATACGGGATCAAGTACACCATCCTCGCCCCGCACCAGGCGGCGGGGTACCGCGAGCTGGGCGACGAGGAGTGGACCGAGACGGAGATCGATCCGACCCGGGCCTACCTTTGCAAGCTTCCCTCCGGGCGCGAGATCAGCCTCTTCTTTTACGACGGTCCCATCTCCCGCGCGGTCGCCTTCGAGAACCTTCTGGACAGCGGCGAGGCGCTCGCCAACCGGCTGGTGGGTGGATTCACCGAGGACCGCGACTGGTCCCAGCTCATGCACATCGCCACCGACGGCGAGACCTACGGACACCACCAGAAGTTCGGCGACATGGCGCTCGCCGCCGCCTTGAACCACATCGAGCTGAACAACCTGGCGCGTCTCACCAACTACGGCGAGTACCTGGAACTCTGCCCCCCAACGATGGAGGCGAAGATCCACGAGCGGACCTCCTGGAGCTGCGCCCACGGCGTGGAGCGCTGGAACAGCGACTGCGGATGCTCCGGCGGGGTGCCGGGATGGAACCAGCAGTGGCGCGGTCCCTTGCGCGCCTCGCTCGACTGGCTGCGGGACCGCCTGGCGCAGGGCTTCTCGCGGAAGGGGGCGGAACTCTTCAAGGACCCTTGGCAGGCGCGAGACGCTTACATCGAGGTGATCCTGAACCGGGAAATGGAGCGGGCGGAAAGCTTCCTGGCCCAGCACGCGAAGAAGGACCTCGACGCCTCGGAAAAGATCACCGCGCTGAAGCTTTTGGAGATGCAGCGTCATGCCATGCTGATGTACACGAGCTGCGGCTGGTTCTTCGACGAGCTCTCGGGGCTGGAGACGGTGCAGGTGATCGATTACGCCAGCCGCGCGCTGCAGCTCTCCGAGGGGATCGCGGAACACGGTGTGGAGAAGGCCTTTCTGGACCGCCTGAAGGAGGCGAAGAGCAACATTCCCGCGCACCAGGACGGGCTCTGGATCTACCAGAACTTCGTGCTCCCCATCCGGCTGGACCTGGTCAAGGTCGGCGCCCACTACGCCTTCAGCTCGCTCTACGAGGAGTACGAGGACCATTCTCAGATCTACTGCTACGCCATCGCCAAGGAGGAGTACAGCAAGGTCTCCACCCCCGACGCGGTGATAGCAATGGGGCGCATCCACGTCGCCAGCGAGATCACCGAGGAGAACGCCTGCCTCACCTTCTGCGTCATGCGCCTGGGGAGCCACGACTTCAAGGGGGGGGTGATCGAAAGCTGCGACCCGCAGGCGTATGCAGCCATGCGGGAGGAGATGAGCGCCAGCTTCGACAAGGGGCTTTACACCGAGCTGGTCACCCTGATGGACAAGCACTTCGGCACCCACAGCTTCTCCCTTTTGAACCTTTTCTCCGACGAGCAGCGCAAGATCATCAACATCATCATCAACCAGAACATGGAGGAGAGCATCTCCAGCTACCAGGAGATGTTCGAGCGCAGCCGCCCGCTGATGGAGTTCGTCAAGGAGACCCGGGTCCCGGTGCCGCACATATTCCTGGCGGCGGCCGAGCCGGCTTTGAACCAGTCGCTGAAAAAAGCGATGAGCGAGGAGGAGATCGACGACGACGCGGTGCACCGCATCATCGGCCAGATCAAGAAGTGGCAGGTGGGGATCGACGGCGGGGACACCGAGTATTTCATGCGCCGGCACATGGAGAGCATGTCCTCGCAACTGATGGAGCATCCGGATGACGTGAAGCTGATGGGAAGGATGCTGAAGTACATGAACCTCCTGAACGAGATCCCCATCAACCTGGTGCTCTGGCAGATGCAAAACGACTACTACATCCTGGCCAAGAGCGTGTACTCCGATTTCGCCGCAAAGGCAGCCAAGGGGGAGGAGGGGACGGCCGCATGGATAGAGGCGTTCCGGAAGTTGGGGGAAACCTTCCGCTTCAATCTCGGCGCAGTGCTGCCGCAGGGGTAG
- a CDS encoding malto-oligosyltrehalose synthase, with translation MAENYKPAARIPTATYRLQFNAGFTFADATRIIGYLNDLGISDVYASSYLAAKEGSVHGYDVVNQTVLNKEVGDEQSHLAMVEELKRHGMGHILDFVPNHMCIESGENLWWMDVLENGMSSPYAHFFDIDWEPVKKELTGKVLLPLLGDQYGKVLESGGLQLIFKEGAFFVQVYALQIPLEPRSYLQILQYRLDALKEKFPAEAAPVEELLSIETALQHLPLATEQDPEKMGERHREKEIIKKRLWQLCHESPEVAAFIADNVKSFNGSKGDPRSFDLMDKLLRDQAYRLSYWRVATEEINYRRFFDINGLAAIRMEDQAVYDLTHTLLFRLIREGKVTGVRIDHVDGLYDPVSYLQNLQKSSYFQLRQAGSTFPADNGEEKKEALEKEYNALLETDPCYKPFYAVVEKILMKGELLPDQWPVFGTTGYDFLNSLNGIFVATEKAKQMDRLYDRFVKWGGDFPDLVYEKKKLVMQVSLSGERNMLAHQLNNIAEQDRLTRDFTLNSLARAISEVIACFPVYRTYANSASVRDKDVQYIEAAVYKAKRRNPAISGSVFDFVRDVLLLKSPERATENDRRAWLYFAMRFQQITGPVMAKGLEDTAFYVYNRLVSLNDVGGMPGKFGTTLEAFHGQNLDRNKTFPHAMIATATHDSKRGEDVRTRIDALSEIPELWQKSVVRWSRFNKGKSTSIENQPVPDRNEEYLLYQILLGVWPAGEMDQEEYKSLKGRVRDYMVKALREAKVNTSWVSPNTAYEEGVTSFVDRILEPGPENVFLREFLPLQRRLARCGIFSSLSQTFLKMVSPGVPDFYQGTELFEFTLVDPDNRRQVDYGKRVELLADLKAREAETGPEALCRELMGKAKDGRIKLYLIYRVLNYRRSNRGPFEGGEYLPLEAKGTRERHICAFARKGKEKTVIAAAARLVATLMPAEGSLPLGEEAWQDTVLVLPEGCGGRFRNIVNGEELEAQEQGGEQVIPLARLFGQVSVALLESASA, from the coding sequence ATGGCAGAGAATTATAAGCCGGCTGCGAGAATCCCGACGGCCACCTACCGGCTGCAGTTCAACGCCGGGTTCACCTTCGCGGACGCCACCAGGATCATCGGATACCTGAACGATCTTGGGATTAGCGACGTCTACGCCTCCTCGTACCTGGCTGCCAAGGAAGGAAGCGTTCACGGCTACGACGTGGTGAACCAGACCGTGCTGAACAAGGAAGTTGGGGACGAGCAGAGCCACCTCGCCATGGTGGAGGAGCTCAAGCGGCACGGGATGGGGCATATCCTGGACTTCGTACCCAACCACATGTGCATCGAGAGTGGTGAGAACCTCTGGTGGATGGACGTCCTCGAAAACGGGATGAGCTCCCCCTACGCGCACTTCTTCGATATCGATTGGGAGCCGGTAAAAAAGGAGCTGACCGGGAAGGTGCTGCTGCCGCTTCTGGGGGATCAGTACGGCAAGGTGTTGGAAAGCGGCGGATTGCAGCTCATTTTCAAGGAGGGTGCCTTCTTCGTCCAGGTCTACGCGCTGCAGATCCCGCTGGAGCCTAGGAGCTACCTGCAGATCCTCCAGTACCGGCTGGACGCGTTGAAGGAGAAGTTCCCGGCCGAGGCGGCGCCGGTCGAGGAACTTTTGAGCATCGAGACGGCGCTGCAGCACCTGCCGCTGGCGACCGAGCAGGACCCGGAGAAGATGGGCGAGCGGCACCGCGAGAAGGAGATCATCAAAAAGAGGCTCTGGCAGCTTTGCCATGAGTCGCCGGAGGTGGCCGCCTTCATCGCGGACAACGTGAAGAGCTTCAATGGCAGCAAGGGGGACCCGCGCAGCTTCGATCTTATGGACAAACTCTTGCGGGACCAGGCGTACCGCCTCTCCTACTGGCGGGTGGCTACGGAGGAGATCAACTACCGGCGCTTCTTCGACATCAACGGCCTTGCCGCCATCAGGATGGAAGACCAGGCGGTGTACGACCTGACCCACACGCTCTTGTTCCGGCTGATCCGGGAGGGGAAGGTCACCGGCGTCCGCATCGACCACGTGGACGGGCTCTACGATCCCGTTTCCTATCTGCAGAACCTCCAGAAAAGCAGTTACTTCCAGTTGCGGCAGGCAGGCTCCACGTTTCCCGCGGATAACGGGGAGGAGAAGAAAGAGGCGCTCGAGAAGGAATATAACGCGCTCCTGGAGACGGACCCCTGCTACAAGCCTTTCTACGCAGTGGTGGAGAAGATCCTGATGAAGGGGGAACTGCTCCCCGACCAGTGGCCGGTCTTCGGGACCACGGGGTACGACTTTTTGAACAGCTTGAACGGCATCTTCGTGGCCACCGAGAAGGCGAAGCAGATGGACCGACTCTACGACCGGTTCGTGAAGTGGGGGGGAGATTTCCCTGATCTCGTCTACGAAAAGAAGAAGCTGGTGATGCAGGTATCGCTCTCCGGCGAGAGGAACATGCTGGCGCACCAGTTGAACAACATCGCCGAGCAGGATCGGCTCACCCGCGACTTCACCCTGAACAGCCTGGCCCGCGCCATCAGCGAGGTCATCGCCTGTTTCCCGGTGTACCGCACCTACGCCAACTCGGCCTCCGTGCGCGACAAGGACGTGCAGTACATCGAGGCGGCCGTATATAAGGCCAAGCGGCGCAACCCGGCCATCAGCGGCTCCGTGTTTGACTTCGTGAGGGACGTGCTCTTGTTGAAATCGCCGGAGCGTGCGACCGAGAACGACCGCCGCGCCTGGCTCTACTTCGCCATGCGTTTCCAACAGATAACCGGGCCGGTGATGGCCAAAGGGCTCGAGGACACAGCCTTCTACGTCTATAACCGGCTGGTTTCGTTGAACGACGTCGGGGGGATGCCCGGGAAGTTCGGCACCACCCTCGAGGCGTTCCACGGCCAGAATCTCGACCGTAACAAGACCTTTCCCCACGCCATGATCGCCACCGCTACCCACGACTCCAAGCGCGGCGAGGACGTACGCACCAGGATCGATGCGCTATCCGAGATCCCGGAGCTCTGGCAGAAGTCCGTGGTCAGGTGGAGCCGGTTCAACAAGGGGAAGAGCACCTCCATTGAGAACCAGCCGGTGCCCGACCGCAACGAGGAGTACCTCCTGTACCAGATCCTTCTGGGGGTCTGGCCGGCAGGCGAGATGGACCAGGAAGAGTACAAGAGCCTCAAGGGGAGGGTCCGGGACTACATGGTCAAGGCGCTCCGGGAGGCCAAGGTCAACACCAGTTGGGTGAGCCCGAACACCGCCTACGAGGAAGGGGTGACCTCGTTCGTGGACCGGATCCTGGAGCCGGGGCCGGAAAACGTGTTTCTGCGCGAGTTCCTGCCGCTGCAAAGGCGGTTGGCGCGCTGCGGCATCTTCAGCTCGCTTTCGCAGACCTTCCTGAAGATGGTCTCCCCCGGGGTTCCGGACTTCTACCAGGGGACCGAGCTCTTCGAGTTCACCCTGGTCGACCCGGACAACCGCCGCCAGGTCGATTACGGCAAGAGGGTTGAGCTGCTCGCCGACCTCAAGGCGCGCGAGGCTGAAACGGGTCCGGAAGCGCTCTGCCGCGAACTGATGGGGAAGGCGAAAGACGGCAGGATCAAGCTCTATCTCATCTACCGGGTCTTGAACTACCGCAGGAGCAACCGCGGCCCCTTCGAAGGGGGGGAGTACCTGCCGCTGGAGGCAAAGGGGACGCGGGAGCGGCACATCTGCGCCTTCGCCCGCAAGGGGAAGGAAAAGACCGTGATAGCCGCCGCCGCGCGGCTGGTGGCGACCCTGATGCCGGCGGAGGGAAGCCTCCCCTTGGGGGAGGAGGCCTGGCAGGACACGGTCCTGGTACTGCCGGAAGGGTGCGGCGGCAGGTTCAGGAACATCGTCAACGGCGAGGAACTGGAGGCGCAGGAACAGGGAGGGGAGCAGGTGATCCCGCTGGCGCGGCTCTTCGGGCAGGTGAGCGTGGCGCTCTTGGAGTCCGCCTCCGCGTAA
- a CDS encoding alpha-1,4-glucan--maltose-1-phosphate maltosyltransferase produces the protein MEGRARIAIEGVHPQIDCGRFAVQRVTGDEMAVQADIFSDGHEEVVAMLLYRRQGDEVWQETQMQRLENDRWQGSFKLGEPGFYEYSLLGWVDHFRTWQRDLQKRFEAGQDVSVDLKIGSSILSQAAKEAKEPDDAKLRQAVEALNQEPELEGAVALGLDSRLADLVSTCCARGLATRYHKDLVVRVDRKKALFSSWYELFPRSLGGAEGRHGTLKDCIAILPDIAELGFDVLYLPPIHPIGTSKRKGKANQVEAEPGDPGSPWAIGSPEGGHKSIHPELGTLEDFQALVLEADRHGIEIALDIAFQCSPDHPYLKEHPEWFLWRPDGTVQYAENPPKKYQDIVPFNFETPQWQELWEELKSIFFFWMDRGVRIFRVDNPHTKPFPMWEWIIAKAREKDPNVIFLAEAFTRQKIMYRLAKLGFSQSYSYFAWRNSKRELTEYLTELTRSDAKEFMRPNFWPNTPDILTEYLQYGGRAAFMIRVTLAATLSSNFGIYGPAFELCIPTAEAAGSEEYKDAEKYEIRPWDRKGPGNIRELISKLNRIRREYSALQETCNVQFLESDSDSVLFFVKTSGKPGASLLVAVNLDPFRVRSAKLRLPLGLLGVLSGQSYLLHDLLNGERSIWQGEWASVTLDPQLAPAGIFRLSTWLRKESDFDYYL, from the coding sequence ATGGAAGGCAGAGCGCGGATAGCGATAGAGGGGGTCCACCCGCAGATCGATTGTGGCCGGTTCGCCGTGCAGCGGGTAACGGGCGACGAGATGGCGGTGCAGGCGGACATCTTCAGCGACGGCCACGAAGAGGTGGTGGCCATGCTGCTCTACCGCCGCCAGGGGGATGAAGTGTGGCAGGAGACCCAGATGCAGCGCCTGGAGAACGACCGCTGGCAGGGGAGCTTCAAGCTCGGGGAACCGGGGTTCTACGAGTACAGCCTCCTCGGCTGGGTGGACCATTTCCGCACCTGGCAGCGCGACCTGCAGAAAAGGTTCGAGGCGGGGCAGGATGTCTCGGTCGACTTGAAGATCGGCAGCAGCATCCTGTCGCAGGCGGCCAAGGAGGCGAAGGAGCCGGACGACGCGAAGCTGCGCCAGGCGGTGGAAGCGCTGAACCAGGAACCGGAGCTGGAAGGGGCGGTGGCGCTCGGACTCGACAGCCGGCTTGCCGATCTGGTCAGCACCTGCTGCGCCCGCGGCCTCGCCACCCGCTACCACAAGGATCTTGTGGTCCGGGTGGACCGGAAAAAGGCGCTCTTCAGCAGCTGGTACGAACTCTTCCCGCGCTCCCTGGGGGGAGCGGAAGGGAGGCACGGCACGCTGAAGGACTGCATCGCGATCCTCCCAGACATCGCTGAGCTTGGCTTCGACGTGCTCTATCTCCCCCCCATTCACCCCATCGGCACCAGCAAGAGAAAGGGGAAGGCGAACCAGGTCGAGGCGGAGCCCGGGGACCCGGGGAGCCCCTGGGCCATCGGCTCGCCTGAGGGTGGGCACAAGTCTATACATCCCGAACTGGGAACACTGGAGGATTTCCAGGCCCTGGTCCTCGAAGCGGATCGGCACGGCATCGAGATCGCCCTCGACATCGCCTTCCAGTGCTCGCCGGACCACCCCTACCTGAAGGAGCATCCCGAATGGTTTCTCTGGAGGCCGGACGGCACGGTCCAGTACGCGGAGAACCCTCCCAAGAAATACCAGGACATCGTCCCGTTCAACTTCGAGACGCCGCAGTGGCAGGAGCTTTGGGAGGAGCTGAAGAGCATCTTCTTCTTCTGGATGGACCGGGGGGTGCGCATCTTCCGGGTGGACAACCCGCACACGAAGCCCTTTCCCATGTGGGAATGGATCATCGCCAAGGCGAGGGAGAAGGATCCAAACGTCATCTTCCTCGCCGAGGCGTTCACCAGGCAAAAGATCATGTACCGGCTGGCGAAGCTCGGCTTCTCGCAGTCCTACAGCTATTTCGCCTGGCGCAACAGCAAGCGGGAGCTGACCGAGTACCTGACGGAGTTGACCCGAAGCGACGCGAAGGAGTTCATGCGCCCCAACTTCTGGCCCAACACCCCGGACATCCTGACCGAGTACCTGCAGTACGGGGGCCGTGCCGCTTTCATGATCCGGGTGACGCTGGCGGCGACGCTTTCCTCCAACTTCGGCATATACGGCCCGGCGTTCGAGCTCTGCATCCCGACGGCGGAGGCCGCCGGATCCGAGGAATACAAGGACGCCGAGAAGTACGAGATCCGCCCATGGGACCGCAAGGGGCCCGGGAACATCAGGGAGCTGATCTCCAAGCTGAACCGGATCCGGCGCGAGTATTCGGCGCTGCAGGAGACCTGCAACGTGCAGTTCCTGGAGTCCGACAGCGACAGCGTGCTCTTTTTCGTGAAGACCTCCGGTAAGCCGGGCGCCTCGCTCCTGGTCGCCGTGAACCTCGACCCTTTCCGGGTCCGCAGCGCGAAACTGCGCCTGCCGCTGGGGCTTCTCGGTGTCCTGTCCGGACAGTCGTACCTGTTGCACGACCTCTTGAACGGCGAGCGCTCCATCTGGCAGGGGGAGTGGGCCAGCGTAACCCTCGACCCGCAGCTGGCGCCGGCAGGGATCTTCCGCCTCAGCACCTGGCTCCGCAAGGAATCCGACTTCGATTACTACTTATAG